In Trueperaceae bacterium, the genomic stretch ACCGGAGAGCGACCCGCCGGCGAACCCGGCCAGGCCGGTGATCACCGAGTAGGAGGCGATGAACGAGACGCGCCCCACCTTGGGCGCCGTGACCAGGGCCAGGTTGAACAGGGCGAGCCCGACCGCGCCGAACGCGACGGCGTCGGAGAGGGCGGCGATCCACACGTAGGTCAGGTCCCCGTGGATGCCCGCCAGGATCCAGTTCGTCGGCAGCAGGGCGCCGTGGAGGAAGGTGCCGATGCCGAGCATCGCCTTGTTGCCCACCCTGTCGGCGATGCGTCCCCAGCGGCTGCTCGTGAACAGCGAGGCGGCGGCGGTCAGCGACGTGTAGACGGCGACCTGCGTGAACGACATCTCCAGGCTCTCCAGGAAGTAGGCCGTCGTGAAGGGGTTCGAGAGCATGACGACGAACTGCCAGTAGACCGCGAAGCGGAGGAAGCGCCGGAAG encodes the following:
- a CDS encoding MFS transporter → FRRFLRFAVYWQFVVMLSNPFTTAYFLESLEMSFTQVAVYTSLTAAASLFTSSRWGRIADRVGNKAMLGIGTFLHGALLPTNWILAGIHGDLTYVWIAALSDAVAFGAVGLALFNLALVTAPKVGRVSFIASYSVITGLAGFAGGSLSGPLLGVFQSLDYAVAGWNGFHTLFAVSGIGRMFAWVLLRGVSEPNAWRTRDVLRRAGTVWKGSALPWR